AGTATCTTTTTTCACTTTGAATGAACATTTATTTGGTATAATTTTATCACacaattttttaatacaaaaacgataatgttttttatctacatcattcatttttatttcaaatGACCTTTCTTCAAATATAGTtgaaattttttcttctcCTACAGTATGCACATTCTTAACAGTTAAAAATATAGTCACTTTATTTCTTTCTTGATTCCAAGCAAATGATTGAACAGAATTATATGAAACAATGGGATCGTTTAATTGAACTTTTGTATCAGTAATTTTGTTTGGCATttgatttttattaatttttaatttaattatttctCCATTAATATTCTCAATACATTGTTGTATTTTTGCCTTCACATTTTCTCTTTTAACTGATAACAGTAAGGTGTTTAATTCTTCTAAATCTTCATTTAAGTTGTTAATCTTTTCTTCGGTCgtcatttt
This genomic window from Plasmodium gaboni strain SY75 chromosome Unknown, whole genome shotgun sequence contains:
- a CDS encoding putative calcyclin binding protein encodes the protein MTTEEKINNLNEDLEELNTLLLSVKRENVKAKIQQCIENINGEIIKLKINKNQMPNKITDTKVQLNDPIVSYNSVQSFAWNQERNKVTIFLTVKNVHTVGEEKISTIFEERSFEIKMNDVDKKHYRFCIKKLCDKIIPNKCSFKVKKDTVHVTLIKQENKHWDNLHFKESPMSKIKPPRMDEQTEPSAMLMNMMKQLYQEGDSDMKRTIAKAWCEANEKKSDFSVPNF